A section of the Phycodurus eques isolate BA_2022a chromosome 4, UOR_Pequ_1.1, whole genome shotgun sequence genome encodes:
- the gnl2 gene encoding nucleolar GTP-binding protein 2 → MVKPQFKGKSSINPSSSSSNPDRVKGAGGTNMRDRSTIKRLNMYRQKQRCNDRGKVIKPLQYQSTVAPGTVARVEPNIKWFTNTRVIKQSSLQKFQEEMSAVQNDPYRVVMRQSKLPMTLLHDRVKAHNSKVHILDTEAFETTFGPKAQRKRPSLVVSDVKDLLEQAEASAMSYNADKDKDLVTEDTGVRDAVREEIFKKGQSKRIWGELYKVIDSSDVVIQVLDARDPMGTRSQSIESYIKKEKSWKHLIFVLNKCDLIPTWVTKRWVALLSQEYPTLAFHASLTNSFGKGSLIQLLRQFGKLHTDKKQISVGFIGYPNVGKSSVINTLRSKKVCNVAPIAGETKVWQYITLMRRIFLIDCPGVVYPSEDSETDIVLKGVVQVEKIKNPEEHIGAVLERAKPEYIQKTYRIPAWSSAEDFLEKLAFRTGKLLKGGEPDLSTVSKMVLNDWQRGRIPFFVKPPGPEGDPEEPLPVKVQEVKTEATDVTPATTENEEQQKEQQKEQLHKILSNVRQNFGKINVAPEFNEEDLVPVEMPNLDMSDISGSEAEKEEGELDGEEEEVVKADEERSSEPAREESPAIGKKNSKQVIRELDEKIAKYKQFLDRAKSKRFSAIRIPKADSDKLLTDIKTKQAQMKAATHRNRKRKGDDEDDQSYRQPKLSSKERRAIDRAQRSKKVGMRYYETHNVKNRNKNKTKDT, encoded by the exons ATGGTGAAGCCTCAATTCAAGGGGAAAAGCTCGATTAATCCCTCGTCGTCCAGCAGCAACCCTG atCGGGTCAAGGGTGCTGGCGGCACCAACATGAGGGACCGCTCCACAATTAAGCGTCTGAATATGTACAGACAAAAACAGAGATG TAACGACAGAGGAAAAGTCATCAAACCTTTACAGTACCAGTCCACTGTGGCACCCGGGACAGTGGCCCGAGTCGAACCCAACATCAAATGGTTTA CAAACACACGGGTAATCAAGCAGTCCTCCCTGCAGAAGTTCCAAGAGGAGATGAGCGCCGTGCAGAACGATCCGTACCGTGTCGTGATGAGACAGAGCAAACTGCCCATGACGCTGCTGCACGACCGAGTCAAAGCACAC AACTCCAAGGTGCACATTTTGGACACTGAGGCTTTCGAGACTACGTTTGGGCCCAAAGCTCAGAGGAAGAGGCCCAGTCTCGTGGTGTCCGACGTCAAGGACCTGTTGGAGCAAGCCGAAGCTTCGGCCATGAGCTACAACGCTGACAAAGACAAAGACCTGGTGACTGAGGACACAGGGGTCCG TGACGCAGTCCGTGAGGAGATCTTCAAAAAGGGTCAGTCCAAGAGGATTTGGGGAGAGCTTTACAAG GTCATCGACTCGTCCGATGTCGTGATCCAAGTGTTGGATGCCCGCGACCCCATGGGCACACGCTCGCAGAGCATCGAGTCCTACATCAAGAAGGAGAAGTCGTGGAAGCACTTGATCTTTGTGCTCAACAAGTGTGACCTCATCCCCACTTGGGTCACT AAACGCTGGGTGGCGTTGTTGTCCCAGGAGTACCCCACCCTGGCTTTTCATGCCAGCCTCACCAACTCGTTCGGTAAAGGCTCCCTTATTCAGCTCCTCAGGCAATTTGGCAAG CTCCACACGGACAAGAAACAAATCAGCGTAGGCTTCATCGGTTACCCCAACGTGGGCAAAAGCTCTGTCATCAACACACTGCGCAGCAAGAAAGTCTGCAATGTGGCGCCTATCGCTGGAGAAACCAAG GTGTGGCAATACATCACTTTGATGAGACGAATCTTCCTCATTGATTGTCCAGGGGTGGTCTACCCTTCAGAGGACAGCGAAACTGATATTGTTCTCAAAGGAGTG GTGCAAGTGGAGAAGATCAAGAACCCCGAGGAGCACATCGGCGCGGTTCTGGAAAGGGCTAAGCCAGAGTACATCCAGAAGACCTACCGCATCCCCGCGTGGAGCTCAGCGGAGGATTTCCTCGAGAAGTTGGCGTTCCGCACTGGGAAACTTTTGAAG GGCGGAGAGCCAGATCTGTCCACGGTGTCCAAAATGGTGTTAAATGATTGGCAGAGGGGGCGTATACCTTTCTTCGTGAAGCCTCCAGGGCCTGAGGGTGACCCAGAG GAACCTTTGCCAGTGAAAGTGCAGGAAGTAAAAACGGAGGCGACTGACGTCACTCCTGCCACCACTGAAAATGAAGAGCAGCAGAAGGAGCAACAGAAAGAGCAACTTCACAAGATTTTGTCCAACGtgcggcagaactttggaaagATCAACGTGGCGCCAGAGTTCAACGAAGAGGACCTGGTCCCTGTGGAGATGCCCAACCTGGACATGTCCGACATCTCTGGCTCAGAGGCTGAGAAGGAGGAAGGTGAGCTTGAtggtgaggaagaggaagttGTAAAGGCAGACGAGGAGAGGAGCAGTGAGCCAGCCCGTGAAGAGAGTCCTGCCATTGGGAAGAAGAATTCCAAGCAGGTGATCCGCGAGCTGGACGAGAAGATCGCCAAGTACAAGCAGTTTCTGGACCGAGCCAAGTCCAAGCGCTTCTCCGCCATCAG GATACCTAAAGCAGATTCGGACAAACTGTTAACAGACATCAAGACTAAACAAGCACAGATGAAAG CTGCTACTCATAGAAACAGGAAGAGGAAAGGTGACGACGAAGACGACCAATCCTACAGGCAACCCAAACTGTCATCCAaagag AGAAGAGCGATTGATCGCGCCCAGCGCTCGAAGAAAGTTGGCATGCGCTACTATGAAACGCACAACGTGAAGAACAGGAACAAGAACAAGACGAAAGACACCTAA